The DNA segment gtgtgtgtgtgtgttggtgtatgtgtgtgtatctgtgcgtgtgtgcttgcgtgtgtatatgtgtgtgtatgtgtgtgtgtatatgtgtgtgtgtgtgtgtatatgtgtgtatatgtgtatatgtgtgtgtgtatgtgtgtgtgtgtatatgtgtatctgtgtgtgtgtgtatctgtgtgtatgtgtgtgtatatgtgtgtgtgtatctgtgtgtgtgtgtgtgtgtgtatatgtgtatatctgtttgtgtatctgtgtgtatgtgtgtatctgtgtgtgtgtgtgtgtgtgtgtgtgtgtgtgtgtgtgtgtgtgtgtgtgagagagagagagtgtgtgtgtgtgtatgtgtgtgtgtgtgtgtgtgtgtgtgtgtgtgtgtgtgtgtgagtgtgtgtatgtgtgtgtgtgtgtgtgtatgtgtgtgtgtgtatgtgtgtgtgtgtgagtgtgtgtatgtgtgtgtgtgagtgtgtgtatgtgtgtgtgtgtgtgtgtgtgtgtgtgtgtgtgtgtgtgtgtgtaagctcaGGTAAACTTGCCTCATCCGTGTGTTTCAGGTCGTATTGATCATCTAATACAGATAAAGGAAGCTCCCAGTGCAAGGGGGAGAGAAGAGCTGCTTGGTGAATGTAAGCTAGCTCCTGCAGGTCGCTAACGTCAGCACGGGGAATTGCTCTGTGATTTTAGAgcgttctgtgtgtgtgtgtgtgtgtgtgtgtgtgtgtgtgtgtgtttgtgttcagtgcagTATCAGTCAGCAGCTGCTCAGTAATCTGTGTTTATACACAAGTTAAATGGCTGCTAATATaaacgtaataataataaaacacttattttaaaaatgaaaagtcCGATTTTATTGCTAAAACACGTAGACATTCACAACAGAGCCGCAGGACGGACAGGAAACAGAACAACTCAGACCGAAGTTTTCCACTTTTGTGTCTCAAGAGCAGCAAAATATATGACTTAAAATGTTGATTCTGTCACAGAGACAATAACAGCAAGATTTCAGCTGTTAAAGCAGATAAACAGTGTGAGGGTTAAACACAGATGAAATAAGTAGTAATAGTGTTCAGGGCGCAGTGTACAGTCCTGATCTGACGCTGACATCACCAACGTCCGCTCCAAACTCCACTTTGTATAAAAGATCAAATCACTCTAAAGTTAAGGTTAGTCACTCTAAATGTCCCTCAGAtgtcagtgtgttaaagcagCAGTGTGTAACATGTCTAAAGCCCTCTGCTGGACCACAGGACAATTACAATCACAATAACAACATGCCTTTTAAAGTAAATGGGCGGGGCTTAGCACTTGACATTCTGTTAGGGGCGGAGTTTGTTTCTGAAGGAGCACAAACAGACAGGTGATGTGTTACTGATCTAtacattaacataaataaaaacttgtagtttatatagaattgaatatagaaatgtaaaaatacagaACAGTCTGAACGTTTAGGTCTCTTCTCTAAAGCTGAACTGTGAAGCTAATCTAACTAACAATTAAGAGATGTTATAGCTACAGCTTATAGCTACAGCTTATAGCTACAGCTTATAGCTACAGCTTATAGCTACAGTTTATAGCTACACTTTAGCACTGGATAAATCACTCAAAAGTCCCAATGATAccattttacattaaataaataactggtgtaaacagtgtggaTGACTTTATTTTTGAAGAGGCTATTAACACTTATTAACACTTTATAAAACCTTATAACACTTTATATCTCATAAACACTAATTCACTTTATCTTTTAGTGGTGTGTTTAAAGCAGTGTTATTTCTGTAagcttcctctctgtctgtctgtgctgtgaGATTCAGTCTGTTGTTtattctccctctctttctttctttctttctttctttctttctttctttctttctttctttctttctttctttctttctttctttctccttttagTGTAATACTTTCATGAACCAAACCTTTTTGGTTCTCTTTGGAgggtctctttctctcactctttctgtgtctctctctgactctctctctctctctgactctctctctctctctctctgactctctctctctctctctctcactctctcactctctctgtgtctctctctgactctctctctctctctctctgactctctctctctcactctctctgtgtctctctctgactctctctctctctctctctctctctctctgactctccccccccccctctctctctctctctctctctctatctcactgtGGCTGTTGCCGTGGCGATAATGAAGTTTTATAAGCAATCCCGAATGACTGAAGCCCTGCAGGTTGCCTAAAAACGGGTGCATCATTTCAGGATAATGCACCTCATTTGGGTTGACTGAgtcctgctctgtgtgtgtgtgtgtgtgtgtgtgtgtgtgtgtgtgtgtttgtggttgtattCCATTACATGTGCTTATGTTTTGTGCTCAGATGGCATCGACAGTCACAGGACGCTCAGTGATAAACACGGTCTGGCCGGGAAGAGGGACGCTCTCCTGGAGGATGACATCAAATCCGGTAACAGGCTTGTGTGTTAAATGTCAGGGGAGTGGCTTAATATTCAAATAAGCACAGTTGATTGACAGTTCTCTGTCTGAGCCTCAGACCCAGGGTCACGTCTCAGTAGAACGATTAGCCAGAAGTGAACACTTTTATCAgaaatcttttatttacttattaattttattaaaaaagttaaCAGTAAATCTGAAGAGTATAAAGAGCCGAGCGATGACGTGTACTGCTGatacggtgtgtgtgatgattggcagcaacacacacacacacacacacacacacacacacacacacacacacacacacacacacacacacacacacacacacacttttttgtctcactgtgtgttttctctgaagGAGCCCTGAGAATAGCAGACGAAGACATCGTACACACCATCGTAGACTTCCTGTCCTATCTCAAGCTGAAAGGTGGGCGTGGCTCAGAGCTCCTTAAGCCTGAAAACATTCAACAGAGCCacaaaatctgaataaaaatacagaatgtactgtgtgtgtttcagacatgGGGGCGTTGGACAACCTGCCCTCCTCTCTCACTTCAGACGAGTTCACTCAGACCTGAACTTCACACTCTCCATCTGACCGACCaactctgacctctgacctctgagcTGAAGCCAACTGcatctgtgttgtttttgtcctgtgaTACACTGTAACCTCGCTGATGTAAGGAATAAAAGTCGCATTTAACTCCTGTTGTTCAACATCCTTTCGTTTCTGAGCAGctccacttcacacacacacacacacacacacacacacacacacacacacacacacacacacacagatacatacacacacacacacacacacacagatacatacacacacacacacacacacacacagatacatacacacagagatacacaaacacacacacacacacacacacacagatacatacacacacacgcacacacacagatacatacacacacacacacacacacacacagatacatacacacacacacacacacacacacacagatacatacacacacacacacacacacacagatacatacacacacacacacacacacagatacatacacacagagatacacacacacagatacatacacacacacagatacatatacacacacacacacacacacacacacacacagatacacacacacacacacacacacacacacacacacacacacacacacacacacacacacacacacacagatacatacacacacacacacacacacacacacagatacatacacacacacacacacacacacacagatacatacacacagagatacacacacacacacagatacatacacacacacagatacatatacacacacacacacacagatacatacacacacacacagagatacacacacagatacatacacacacacacagatacatacacacacagagatacacacatacacacactcatacacacacacacacactcagatacatacacacacacacagatacatacacacacacatacacacactcatgcacacagatacatacacacacatacacacacacaaacacacacgcacacacaaacatacacacaaacatacacacttatacacatacacacagatacaaacacacacacacacacacacacacacacacacacacacacacacacacacacacacacacacacacacacacacacagtcactctggataagagcttcactgtaaatgtaaaacatcgTCAGTGACTGAACTTGAAGCTCATGAGTTGCTACTgaaaattacagtttttttggattgcttacacACTAAAATGAACAGTCGTACACTATTAACAACACCTTACACTCAAGAGGCAAAACATCAGCCCATATTTGCACAACTATAAGCACATTGTCAACCTCACACTTGCtgtaaaactctacacacagtgatttgcaaaacactaaacacacttaacacacattacacacaaaaatctatcaTGAAGTCACTTCCATGCAATACCAAAGCACTGACTGTCAAATTACTGCAGCGTCCAACCAGTCGGGtcaacacagtcatcaggtGTGTAAACACTCGTGTGCTTCATTGTAGACACACCGATCAGGTGTATAAGCACTATAAAAAGCAGTAGGTGAGTTCATCGGTCTTCAAGCACAATGtaaagagtcagagaaagagtaagacgaggaggagaaggaggaggaggaaggggaggaagaggaatcaacagaggaagaggaagagatggaggccatgctgggggtagaggtagaggaagaggtagaggtagaggtagaggaaGACAAGAAGGTGCTCAAAGAGGACTGAATCTGACAAATGAGATCCACACAACACTGGTTGACCACGTTGTCACCCACGGCCTGACGCTGAGGGAGGCTGGACTGCGAGTACAGACGAATCTAAGCCGATACACAGTGGTCAGTGTGATAAGAACATTTCGACTGGACAATAGGTACAGTGTCatgtaaaaatatcatcatatcaaaAACATCTGCACTGAACTACACACTTTTGCATCACAGTTCTTTTGGATTGCTTAAGCACGATTTTCAAAACAGGGCcgtgttttcaaaacactacacacaattagcacaaccacacacacacacaattagcacaaccacacgcacacaattagcacaaccacacacacacacaattagcacaaccacacgcacacaattagcacaaccacacacacacaattagcacaaccacacacacacacaattagcacaaccacacacacacaattagcacaaccacacacacgattagtaaaacactacacacaattagcacaaccacacacacaattagtaaaacactacacacaattagtaaaacactacacacaattagtaaaacactacacacaattagcacaaccacacacacaattagcacaaccacacacacgattagtaaaacactacacacaattagcacaaccacacacactagtagcacaaccacacacacaattagtaaaacactacacacaattagcacaacgacacacacaattagcacaaccacacacacgattagtaaaacactacacacaattagcacaaccacacacacaattagtaaaacactacacacaattagcacaaccacacacacaattagtaaaacactacacacaattagtaaaacactacacacaattagcacaacgacacacacaattagcacaaccacacacacgattagtaaaacactacacacaattagcacaaccacacacacacaattagcacaaccacacacacgattagtaaaacactacacacaattagcacaaccacacacacgattagtaaaacactacacactattagcacaaccacacacactagtagcacaaccacacacacgattagtaaaacactacacactattagcacaaccacacacacgattagtaaaacactacacactattagcacaaccacacacacgattagtaaaacactacacacgattagtaaaacactacacactattagcacaaccacacacacgattagtaaaacactacacactattagcacaaccacacacactattagcacaaccacacacacgattagtaaaacactacagatcccttgcataattaaacactcttgtaaaaactatacacttctgtttacAAACCACACTTTGTCACCATATGaacacacacgtttcacattACTATACTCTGTTTGACGAGATCTACAGTAGTACacatattacagcacagtaaaagaTGATGAGACGCATGAGATGCAAGAACACACTGCTAAAGTGAACACATACCTCTACATACTGTAATCATGCCGCAGTCGTTTCACCCTTTCGGAATTGCGCTCGAAAGGCACTCGAtaaatttgtttcatttgaatATGTTTATTCTGTAGGATGCGTGCCAGTGTTGATGTTGAGACCTGATGGATATCGTTGAAACTGGTGTGGTTATTGACGATGTTAGCTTGGAGCTGATTGAGTGTTATAGGGTTGTTGGCCAAAACCATGTTTactatctccctctctttctgttctgtgAACACAGGAGGACTTCCCCCTTGTCGTCTCTGACCCTCAGTCCTATGTAGGAAAAACCCAGTATACACTAGTACAGTAATTTCACAGGAAAAGGTAACAGAAGTGCTGATAGTGCACAGACTACAGAACTGTGAGCAGTTACTGAAACTGTGCAGATGTTtttgatatgatgatatttttacatGACACTGTACCTATTGTCCAGTCGAAATGTTCTTATCACACTGACCACTGTGTATCGGCTTAGATTCGTCTGTACTCGCAGTCCAGCCTCCCTCAGCGTCAGGCCGTGGGTGACAACGTGGTCAACCAGTGTTGTGTGGATCTCATTTGTCAGATTCAGTCCTCTTTGAGCACCTTCTTGTCttcctctacctctacctctacctcttcctctacctctacccccagcatggcctccatctcttcctcttcctctgttgattcctcttcctccccttcctcctcctccttctcctcctcgtcttactctttctctgactctttaCATTGTGCTTGAAGACCGATGAACTCACCTACTGCTTTTTATAGTGCTTATACACCTGATCAGTGTGTCTACAATGAAGCACACGAGTGTTTACACacctgatgactgtgttgaCCCGACTGGTTGGACGCTGCAGTAATTTGACAGTCAGTGCTTTGGTATTGCATGGAAGTGACTTCAtgatagatttttgtgtgtaatgtgtgttaagtgtgtttagtgttttgcaaatcactgtgtgtagagttttacaGCAAGTGTGAGGTTGACAATGTGCTTATAGGGGCTGATGTTTTGCCTCGTGTTTGCCTTGTGTTGCTAATAGTGTACTACTGttaattttagtgtgtaagcaatccaaaaaaactgtaaaaaaaaaaaaaaatgaacacatgaaATGTTCCAAAAGAAGTGATTACAAATAAATGCAGAAACAATCTGTTGCATTTTTGcaagaaattaatattatatattttttaattgcacctgttattattactattattattattattattgttgttgttgttattattattattattattattattattattattattattattattatataacagcTCTGACTGTATTAAGTGATAATAACACAAGAGAAGTTTGTAAGTCATGTGAATTGTGGTGAATGTGCAGATCAGGAGCATCAGACTGAGAGAACTGACAGCGATTTGATGgtttaaagtgtttaatgttaaactGTGTGACCGagtcactgatgtcctgatccTGGGGGTCACCAGGGCAGATTCTTCCCCTCGTAGTCTAAAAACTGCCCATGGTCCTTTTCACTCAGTGCGCTAATGACAGCTAACAGAGACGAGATGCTTTCCTCAGGAGTGAGTGGAGCCTGTGAGAGAGCACATTAACACTGAGTACTGACTCAACACTGTGTATATCACTGACTCAACACTGTTTATATCACTGTGTACTGACTCAACACTGTTTATATCACGTGTACTGACTCAACACTGTTTATATCACTGTGTACTGACTCAACACTGTGTATATCACTGACTCAACACTGTTTATATCACTGTGTACTGACTCAACACTGTTTATATCACTGTGTACTGACTCAACACTGTTTATATCACGTGTACTGACTCAACACTGTTTATATCACTGTGTACTGACTCAACACTGTGTATATCACTGACTCAACACTGTTTATATCACATGTACTGACTCAACACTGTTTATATCACTGTGTACTGACTCAACACTGTGTATATCACTGACTCAACACTGTTTATAACACTGTGTACTGACTCAACACTGTTTCTATCACTGTGTACTGACTCAACACTGTTTATATCACTGTGTACTGACTCAACACTGTTTATATCACTGTGTACTGACTCAACACTGTTTATATCACTGTGTACTGACTCAACACTGTTTATATCACTGTGTACTGACTCAACACTGTTTATATCACTGTGTACTGACTCAACACTGTTTATATCACTGTGTACTGACTCAACACTGTTTATAACACTGTGTACTGACTCAACACTGTTTATATCACTGTGTACTGACTCAACACTGTTTATATCACTAAAAAACTGTCACTATCACTAATAAAacacctgaaacaaacacacacacaaaaacacacaaacacacacacacaaatgcacacacagacacacaaacacacacacacacacacacacacacacagacacacaaacacaccaacacacacaaacacaaacacacacaaacacacacacacagacatacacacacaaacacacacaaacacacacacagacacacacacaaacacacacacacaaacacacacacacacaaacaaaaacacacaaacacacacaaacacactcacacacacacacacacacacacaaacaaacagacacacaaacacaccaacacacaaacacaaacacacacacacagacatacacacacacacacacacacaaacacacacaaacacacttacacaaacacagacacacacagacatacacacacaaacaaacacactcacacacacacacacataatgatataattgtagtttgtgtgtttacttgttttCCTCCCATATCAGTCTGCACCCAGCCGGGATGAAGCATCGTGCACAGGATCCCATCCGCCTGCAGATCTATCGCTAAACAGCGCGTCACCATGTTCAGACCTGCctggggagggagggaggggggtgttattgtgtttttgtgttattagaaataaaatttctgtTAAATTTGTTAGACACTATTTAACATCCACCATGTCACCATGGCAACGTTCACTAACTTAACCAGAGCCTCTTTCCTCAAACTGAGTTATGAGTAAtttgtttaggtgtgtgtgtgtgtgtgtgtgtgtgtgtgtgtgtgtgtgtgtgtgtgtgtgtgatatttgtatatatatgagTGATAAGGTGATCAGGACATTCTGACAGGTCCAACACGCTGCCCACTACACAAGCGCGTCGCTGGCTGtgattagtgtgagtgtgtaaggcTCCACGGTGCACGACCTCACTGCAGCTGTCTCACCTTTGACACTCTGTAAGCGTAAACTTTAAGCTCAGCCACTTCACCACAGTTCAGCTGCACAGAGCCGAGGAGGGACGACATGTTAATGACTGCAGCTCGATTCACACTCATCACACCGCCCTCACACACTGATGCTGCTGCTCGCAGTAATGGCAGGAacgcctgaaacacacacacacacacacacacacagacacacacaaacacacacacatacacacacaaacacacatacacacacatctgaaatGAATGATGCACAGCTTGGTGTATAAAACACTCTAATTAATCTGTGAGTAAACACACATTAGCAGATTATTCCATTTCACTGTACAGCATCTTTTtctaagaaaaagaaaggagagagagagagagagagagagagagagagaaggagtgacagagagagagggagagaggggggggggacagagagacagagagagagggagcaggagtgagggagagagagagagggagcaggagtgagggagagagagagagagagagagagagtgagggaaaaagagagagagagagggagagagagagagagggagcgagggagagagagagagacagagagagagggagggagtgtgagagagaaagagagagacgggggggggggcagagagagaaagagcattTCCTGTTacttattttatagtttttgcAGATTCTTTACATTCCTGATCTCACAGACtgcaaatctgtgtgtgtgtgtgtgtgtgtgtgtgtgtgtgtgtgtgtgtgtgtgtgtgtgtgtgtgtgtgcacagtatgtgtgtgtattcatttcaagtttatttgtatagcactttttacaattgacattgtctcaaagcagctttacagaacataaacttagagcagaaggtaattataaagattaatagaatgttaatgcatgtgtgtgtgtatatgtgtgtgtgtatgtgtgtgtgtatatgtgtgtgtgtatgtgtgtgtgtatgtgtgtgtgtatatgtgtgtgtgtatgtgtgtgtgtatatgtgtgtgtatgtgtatgtgtgtatatgtgtgtgtatatgtgtgtgtgtatgtctgtgtgtatatgtgtgtgtatgtgtgtgtatatgtgtgtgtatgtgtatgtgtgtgtgtgtatatgtgtgtgtatatgtgtgtgtgtatatgtgtgtgtgtatgtgtgtgtgtgtatgtgtgtgtgtgtatatgtgtgtgtatgtgtatgtgtgtgtgtgtatatgtgtgtgtgtgtatatgtgtgtgtatgtgtgtgtgtatatatgtgtgtgtatatgtgtgtgtatatgtgtgtgtgtatatgtgtgtgtatatgtgtgtgtgtatatgtgtgtgtgtatgtgtgtgtgtatatgtgtgtgtatgtgtatgtgtgtatatgtgtgtgtatatgtgtgtgtgtatatgtgtgtgtatatgtgtgtgtgtatatgtgtgtgtatgtgtgtgtgtatatgtgtgtgtatatgtgtgtgtgtatgtctgtgtgtatatgtgtgtgtatgtgtgtgtatatgtgtgtgtatgtgtatgtgtgtgtgtgtatatgtgtgtgtatatgtgtgtgtgtatatgtgtgtgtgtatgtgtgtgtgtatatgtgtgcgtgtatatgtgtgtgtgtatgtgtgtgtatatgtgtgtgtatatgtgtgtgtatatgtgtatgtgtatatgtgtgtgtatatgtgtgtgtgtatatgtgtgtgtatatgtgtgtgtatatgtgtgtgtgtatgtgtgtgtgtatatgtgtgtgtatatgtgtgtgtatgtgtatatgtgtgtgtgtatatgtgtgtgtgtatgtgtgtgtgtatatgtgtgtatatgtgtgtatatgtgtgtgtatatgtgtgtgtgtatatgtgtgtgtatatgtgtgtgtgtatatgtgtgtgtgtatgtgtgtgtgtatatgtgtgtgtatatgtgtgtgtatgtgtgtgtatatgtgtgtgtgtgtgtatgtgtgtgtatatgtgtgtgtatatgtgtgtgtgtatatgtgtgtgtgtatatgtgtgtgtgtatgtgtgtgtgtgtatgtgtgtgtgtgtatgtgtgtgtgtatgtgtgtgtatatgtgtgtgtatatgtgtgtgtatatgtgtgtgtgtatgtgtgtgtgtatgtgtgtgtatatgtgtgtgtgtatatgtgtgtgtatatgtgtgtgtatatgtgtgtgtatgtgtgtgtatgtgtgtgtgtatatgtgtgtgtgtatatgtgtgtgtatatgtgtgtgtatgtgtgtgtgtatgtgtgtgtatgtgtgtgtgtatgtgtgtgtgtatatgtgtgtgtatgtgtgtgtgtatatgtgtgtgtatatgtgtgtgtgtatatgtgtgtatatttgtgtgtgtatatgtgtgtgtatatgtgtgtgtgtgtatatgtgtgtgtgtgtatatgtgtgtatatgtgtgtgtatatgtgtgtgtgtatatgtgtgtatatgtgtgtatatgtgtgtatatgtgtgtatatgtgtgtatatgtgtgtgtatatgttaaaCTCAGATTAAACTCATATTATACTCGGATTAAACTCATATTAAACTCGGATTAAACTCGGATTAAACTCGGATTAAACTCGGATTAAACTCAGATTAAACTCAGATTAAACTCATATTAAACTCAGATTAAACTCATATTAAACTCGGATTAAACTCATATTAAACTCATATTAAACTCAGATTAAACTCAGATTAAACTCATATTAAACTCATATTAAACTCAGATTAAACTCAGATTAAACACATATTAAACTCAGATTAAACTCGGATTAAACATTTTACTCCTAATAATCTCCCCTGACAATAAAACCTCCCCCTCTGACATCAGCACAGGACACGATCGCTGACTTTTCACAGGAACAACAGACATAACACCAATAAATAATCAGCAGATCAttaaacacacctcacatctGAAGGTGTTTAAAGATGAGCTTTAATAAGGTGTGTTTGTAACCTTGGTAACGAACAGAGGTGAGACGGTGTTGGTCTGGAACGTGTTCATCATCCTGTCACGTGTCTCTGTGTTCAGGTCTGAGGTGGTCATGATACCGGCGTTGTTGATCAGACAGGTTAATCCCTCAGGACCCACAATGCTCGACACCTGCTTAACCGCCGCCTCAATACTCGCATCATCAACCACATctgaaacaccacacacacacacaaacaccacacacacacaaacaccacacacacacacacaaacaccacacacacacaaacaccacacagacacacaaacaccacacagacacaaacaccacacacacacacaaacaccacacacacacacacacacacacacacacacacacacacacacacacacacacacacacacacacacacacacaaacaccacacacacacaccacacagatacacaaacaccacacagacacacaaacaccacacagacacacaaacaccacacagatacacaaacaccacatagacacacaaacacgacacagacaccaaacataaacccacacacaaacatacacaactcacacacaaacaaacacacacgccacaccacacaaacacacaaacaccacacagacacacacatacagaccacacacaaacacacagacacaaaaacacacacaaatatacaaacacacgcacaaacacacaccacagcagaGTCAAGTCAAGGCTTTAAACTGCTCAGGATTGTGGgttttaatgtattataatgCA comes from the Tachysurus fulvidraco isolate hzauxx_2018 chromosome 17, HZAU_PFXX_2.0, whole genome shotgun sequence genome and includes:
- the gal gene encoding galanin peptides isoform X1, translating into MQKCFGGVCISLVFCAVLTETLGMVIAAKEKRGWTLNSAGYLLGPRRIDHLIQIKEAPSARGREELLGEYGIDSHRTLSDKHGLAGKRDALLEDDIKSGALRIADEDIVHTIVDFLSYLKLKECTVCVSDMGALDNLPSSLTSDEFTQT
- the gal gene encoding galanin peptides isoform X2, producing MQKCFGGVCISLVFCAVLTETLGMVIAAKEKRGWTLNSAGYLLGPRRIDHLIQIKEAPSARGREELLGEYGIDSHRTLSDKHGLAGKRDALLEDDIKSGALRIADEDIVHTIVDFLSYLKLKDMGALDNLPSSLTSDEFTQT
- the gal gene encoding galanin peptides isoform X3, which produces MQKCFGGVCISLVFCAVLTETLGMVIAAKEKRGWTLNSAGYLLGPHGIDSHRTLSDKHGLAGKRDALLEDDIKSGALRIADEDIVHTIVDFLSYLKLKECTVCVSDMGALDNLPSSLTSDEFTQT
- the gal gene encoding galanin peptides isoform X4; translated protein: MQKCFGGVCISLVFCAVLTETLGMVIAAKEKRGWTLNSAGYLLGPHGIDSHRTLSDKHGLAGKRDALLEDDIKSGALRIADEDIVHTIVDFLSYLKLKDMGALDNLPSSLTSDEFTQT
- the zgc:110339 gene encoding C-factor, with amino-acid sequence MSVNFIKCNSVLITGSSRGLGLQIVKHLVSICERPKKIIASARNPSSAQELQQIAKSHPEVYIVPLDVVDDASIEAAVKQVSSIVGPEGLTCLINNAGIMTTSDLNTETRDRMMNTFQTNTVSPLFVTKAFLPLLRAAASVCEGGVMSVNRAAVINMSSLLGSVQLNCGEVAELKVYAYRVSKAGLNMVTRCLAIDLQADGILCTMLHPGWVQTDMGGKQAPLTPEESISSLLAVISALSEKDHGQFLDYEGKNLPW